The Dioscorea cayenensis subsp. rotundata cultivar TDr96_F1 chromosome 19, TDr96_F1_v2_PseudoChromosome.rev07_lg8_w22 25.fasta, whole genome shotgun sequence genome includes a window with the following:
- the LOC120250478 gene encoding LOW QUALITY PROTEIN: polyphenol oxidase, chloroplastic-like (The sequence of the model RefSeq protein was modified relative to this genomic sequence to represent the inferred CDS: inserted 2 bases in 2 codons) produces MASMSTASNLPSPACSFFTNKQTRRLPPSPPQLAAVKTNHLLRRRLSCKANHLDRQESNDDHDGDHYSHEMMMKLDRRNMLITLGGAGLYGAAAATGTPHAKGLPIQAPDISKCELADGGGKPINCCPPYKSGTKIIDFKLPSHNSPLRVRPAAHLVNNEYLNKYRRAIQLMRELPASDPRNFMQQANVHCAYCDGGYDQVGFLDLELQIHNCWLFFPWHRYYLYFNERILGKLIGDETFALPYWNWDAPAGMRMPSIYTKPSTSLYDPLRDAKHQPPTLIDLYYNLTDQNLPDQEQIDQNLTIMYRXVANKTPELFLGAAYRRGDQPSPGSGSLENVPHGPVHLWTGDRTQPNIEDMGTFYSAGRDPIFFAHHGNIDRLWYIWQTKVATKNNTGFKDKDWLDAAFLFYDENAQLVRVRVRDCLDNKLLRYTYQEVDIPWLRKRPTPKATQAAAKSAFTETTFPLTLTAAASTTVRRPRVGRSETEKAVETEVLVVDGIQFQGDKAIKFDVYINSPEFAGIGPSASEFVGSSXHMHVARETTVMTTRLKLSITEALDDLGVDGDENIIITVVPRAGSENLKIGGLSIDFSSSA; encoded by the exons ATGGCTAGCATGTCCACTGCAAGCAACCTTCCATCCCCTGCATGCTCCTTCTTCACTAACAAGCAAACAAGGAGgcttcctccttctcctcctcagCTGGCAGCTGTCAAAACAAACCATCTCCTGAGAAGGAGGCTGTCATGCAAAGCTAATCATCTGGATAGGCAAGAGTctaatgatgatcatgatggTGATCATTATTCTCATGAAATGATGATGAAGCTGGATAGGAGAAACATGCTGATAACTTTAGGAGGTGCAGGTTTATATGGAGCCGCAGCCGCCACGGGCACACCACATGCAAAGGGACTCCCAATCCAGGCCCCAGATATCTCCAAGTGCGAGCTGGCCGATGGAGGTGGCAAACCAATCAACTGCTGCCCTCCCTATAAGTCCGGTACTAAGATCATCGACTTCAAGCTCCCTTCCCACAATTCACCACTCCGTGTGCGTCCAGCTGCTCATTTAGTCAACAACGAGTATCTAAATAAGTACAGAAGAGCTATCCAGTTGATGAGGGAGCTGCCGGCCAGCGACCCACGCAACTTCATGCAACAAGCCAACGTCCACTGCGCTTACTGTGACGGAGGTTACGACCAGGTCGGTTTCCTAGACCTCGAGCTCCAGATCCATAACTGCTGGCTCTTCTTTCCTTGGCACCGCTACTACCTCTACTTTAATGAGAGAATCCTTGGCAAGCTCATTGGGGACGAGACCTTCGCTCTTCCTTACTGGAACTGGGACGCACCAGCCGGTATGAGGATGCCTTCCATCTACACCAAACCATCAACTTCTCTTTACGATCCCCTCCGTGACGCCAAGCACCAGCCACCAACCCTGATAGATCTTTACTACAATCTCACTGACCAAAACCTCCCTGATCAAGAGCAGATTGACCAGAACCTCACCATCATGTACA TGGTAGCTAATAAAACACCTGAGCTATTCCTTGGAGCAGCCTATAGGAGAGGTGATCAGCCAAGCCCAGGGTCTGGTTCCTTGGAGAACGTTCCTCACGGGCCGGTGCACTTGTGGACTGGTGATCGTACCCAGCCTAATATTGAAGACATGGGCACATTCTACTCTGCTGGGAGAGATCCCATCTTTTTCGCCCACCATGGCAACATTGATCGACTCTGGTATATCTGGCAGACGAAGGTAGCGACGAAGAATAACACCGGCTTTAAAGACAAGGATTGGCTCGACGCAGCCTTTCTCTTCTATGATGAGAACGCGCAGCTTGTGAGGGTGAGAGTCCGAGACTGTCTGGACAATAAACTGCTGCGCTACACTTACCAAGAGGTTGATATTCCTTGGCTCCGGAAACGACCAACTCCAAAGGCAACACAGGCGGCTGCAAAGTCAGCATTCACAGAGACAACGTTCCCGTTGACATTGACAGCAGCCGCCAGCACCACCGTCAGGAGGCCTCGTGTCGGTAGGAGCGAAACGGAGAAGGCAGTGGAGACGGAGGTGCTGGTGGTGGATGGGATTCAGTTTCAGGGGGACAAGGCCATAAAGTTCGACGTTTACATCAATTCTCCGGAGTTCGCAGGGATCGGGCCAAGCGCGAGCGAGTTCGTCGGGAGCT CGCACATGCACGTGGCCAGGGAGACGACGGTTATGACAACGAGGCTGAAGTTGAGCATCACGGAGGCTCTTGATGATCTTGGTGTGGATGGGGATGAGAATATCATCATCACAGTGGTGCCGAGGGCAGGTAGTGAGAACCTCAAAATCGGAGGACTTAGCATCGACTTCTCTTCCTCAGCGTGA
- the LOC120283601 gene encoding DNA-(apurinic or apyrimidinic site) endonuclease, which produces MKRFFKPVEKDGPSKKPCSSSSSSSSPAPAGGVNAEASASKAEPLKFLTWNANSLLLRVKNNWAEFSKFIQTLDPDVIAIQEVRMPAAGSKGAPKNPSELKDDTSASREEKKMLLKALSAPPFGNYRVWWSLSDSKYGGTALFVKKEFQPKKVSFSLDRTGSKHEPDGRVILAEFKTFLLLNTYVPNNGWKEEENSFQRRRKWDKRVLDFVLNMDKPLIWCGDLNVSHQEIDVSHPDFFSNAKLNGYVPPNNEDCGQPGFTLAERRRFSNILSMGKLVDAYRFLHKEQDMECGFSWSGNPIGKYRGKRMRIDYFIVSEQLKGRVLACDIHGRGIELEGFYGSDHCPVTLELSSETSESIVTDGA; this is translated from the exons ATGAAGCGCTTCTTCAAACCAGTGGAGAAGGACGGGCCCTCGAAGAAAccctgctcctcctcctcctcttcgtCTTCGCCTGCGCCCGCAGGTGGTGTCAATGCCGAAGCATCGGCCTCGAAAGCAGAGCCGCTCAAGTTCCTCACTTGGAACGCCAACAGCCTGCTCCTCCGTGTCAAGAACAACTGGGCGGAGTTCTCTAAGTTCATCCAAACCCTAGACCCTGATGTCATCGCCATTCAG GAAGTACGAATGCCTGCAGCTGGTTCGAAAGGTGCACCAAAAAACCCTAGTGAATTGAAGGATGATACAAGTGCATCACGTGAAGAAAAGAAG ATGTTACTGAAAGCATTGTCAGCTCCTCCATTTGGAAATTATCGTGTATGGTGGTCTCTATCTGATTCCAAGTATGGGGGGACTGCCTTATTTGTTAAAAAGGAGTTTCAGCCAAAAAAGGTCTCATTTTCCCTGGACAGAACTG GTTCAAAGCATGAGCCTGATGGTCGGGTGATTTTGGCTGAATTCAAAACATTTCTTTTACTAAATACATATGTACCGAACAATGGTtggaaagaagaggaaaattcatttcaaagaagaagaaaatgggaTAAAAGAGTTCTGGATTTTGTACTAAATATGGACAAGCCTTTGATATGGTGTGGGGACCTGAATGTTAG CCACCAGGAAATTGATGTTAGCCATCCCGACTTTTTCAGCAATGCGAAGCTTAATGGTTATGTTCCTCCAAATAATGAA GACTGTGGTCAGCCTGGATTTACCTTGGCAGAGAGGCGCCGCTTCAGTAACATCTTATCAAT GGGGAAATTAGTAGATGCTTACAGATTTCTACACAAAGAGCAAGACATGGAGTGTGGTTTTTCTTGGTCTGGCAACCCGATTGGCAA GTACCGTGGGAAAAGAATGCGGATTGATTATTTCATAGTTTCAGAACAGCTCAAGGGTAGGGTTCTTGCTTGTGATATACATGGGCGAGGCATTGAATTGGAAG GGTTTTATGGAAGTGATCATTGCCCAGTTACGCTTGAGCTTTCATCGGAAACATCAGAATCGATTGTAACAGATGGAGCCTGA